One Carettochelys insculpta isolate YL-2023 chromosome 1, ASM3395843v1, whole genome shotgun sequence genomic window, CCGAGAATGGCCCAGTGACAATTGCTTTTCAGCCACCTTTCAGCACATTTCTCTTGTGCTCTGTTAGTATTGCAGGGTTTTGGTGTTTTTGTCTGGCGGTGTTCACCACTGAATCAAATACCTCAGAGGAATTGAGGTTTATTGCATCTAGTTCACTGGATCGCTAAGTGTATACTCTCATTAAAGCAAAATAGTGTTTACTGACAAGTCCTGTTTTCCATGAACCCTCTTTTTGGACTGGCATGAattgtaatgtaatgtaatgtaatgtaatgcaATTCTTAGAAGTTTTTCCAATCCCATTTGAAATTTTACGTTTTTCTGAGACTAGTCAAATCGATTATTTAAagctttccttttctttgtaaTTACATTTTACACACTACTATCCTCTATTTGCCTCTTTTTGGGGGCAGGAAAAGCTTTGCTGCTGATTATGgacttccagttccaaataagATGTGTGGCTGATCAGTGAGCTCGTAACTCTGAGCTTTTACTGTAGATGCTTTTTAATATACTCCTTGAGTTCTAAGGGAGTTGAAAGGGTTTTTTCAGTTTCTGGGATATGAATACCTCACACTGCTTCTTTCTAAATGCCAAACAAAACCTCCTTTTACCCTCTAGGAATTGGCCTAAACCACTTAAgggatttcttttgtttttaatatacatACTCACCTCCATTTAATTAACCCGTACCCATCCATGTATGGATTTTCCCTGATGTCTTCAACATCATTTCCGATTTGCATTGCTTGccctcttttttccctttccccagccctctcGGGTGTCtgacattggccattgtcagacgACATGATACTGAGCAGTGTGAACCTTTCATCTGACCcaacatggccattcttatgttgaaAGATTTGTCAACTCTTCTCTGTCCATTTGAATGTAAACTCTTCCaatctttatttttctctcctctATCATATGCTCCTTTTTTTCCACTTCTCTAAACTAGCCAATCCCTCTTTCCAGTTTGTCTTCGCAGGGCAGTCTCGTCCACTCTCAAAGCTTGacttaaaaattgttttttttttcctattttctagaccttttgtTGGCACTTGGTGACCAAATCTCAGTGCATGTCCAGAGCAGGTTACTCTCCTTCCCACTCTTTAGGTATCTGAACGGTGTTTTTTGTCTTGGCCACTGTGATGGAGGCTCAGATGTTTCTGTAGGGCTGCTCAGTCTTGCCCCTCAGGTATGTTTTAGTTGGGATGTTTCTTCCAGTCTCTGGAATGTGtcttggcagattttttttttcgcCATTTCACAGTTTGAACTATGAGGCGAATGGGGAACTCCTTACAACATAGAACAATTAGCATTAATGACTATTGACAGATAACCAGTAAGAACATTTAAGTTTCCTGATGGAGCCTACTAAGGTCCTCAGCACCACAAAGTGTGTGAATTACTGGTCCCTGGAACACAATTAAACCTGGGATTGGCATTAGGAGGGTCAGGTCTCCGCAGTTCATTGATGTGCTtaatgaaaatgtcatttttgAATGTATGAAGAGCGACAAACCTGCTTCACCTGTAATTACAGTCTCCAGTAGCACGTCATGTCTCATATGAACGTTGTCTCTTAATGCAGGCATTTGTACTGGTAACATCAGCCTAGATCTGTGGCGCACACAGGACGTCAGGGCAGTATATGGTACATGAAGAGGGCACCATTTTGGCACACAGTTAGACAGTTCTTTCTCTACTCCATGTCAGATTCCAACACAACCAGCTCcaccaacccctccaccttcatcctgctgggcattcctggcctggagggagcccatgtctggatctccatccccttctgcgcCATGTACGCCATAGCAATCATGGGGAGCTTCACCATCATGTTTGTTATCAAAAGAGAGccgagcctccatgagcccatgtactatttcctctgcatgctggcgctCACCGACCTGGTCCTGTGTACCTCCATCCTGCCCAAAATcctgagcatcttctggttcaattccagggagattgatttcagtgcctgcctcacccagatgtactTCATTCACTGCTTTGTAGTGATGGAGTCAGGGGtctttgtggccatggctttggatcgctatgtggccatctgccatcccctgagaCACTCCACCATCCTCACAAGCCATGCGGTGGCCAAGATCGGCCTGGCTGTGGCAGTGCGTGGCAGCCTACTTGTACTGCCCTACCTGATCCTAGCAAGGAAATGGCCTTActgcagaaccaacatcatccctCACTCATACTGCGAGCACATCGCGgtggtgaagctggcctgtggTGACACCCGTGTCAGCAGTTACTATGGGCTTTTTATGATAGTCTGTGTGAGGTGTCTGGATGTGTTTTTTATTGCTGTGTCCTACACTCacatcctcagggccatcttcaACCTCCCTACAAAAGACTCCCGGCTCAAGGCTTTTGGGACCTGCAGCGCCCACCTCTCTGCCATCTTTGTCTTTTATGTGCCACATCTCTTCTCCGCCCTCACACACCGATATGGCAAGAATGTGCCCATGCATTTCCACATTTTCACTGCCAACATCTATCTCCTGGTGCCCCCCATGCTcaaccccatcatctatggggtgagGACCAAACAGATCCAGGACAGGCTGCTCTGGCTCATTTCTCAGAAAAGGAAGTAAAGCTTTTTCCTTGTGCTCTGCCTCTCGGACTGAGCCATGTGCGGAGCTGGTGATATGGTTCTGTGCTCTCTTTGAATCAATCACTCAACACTCAAAGAGACCTTAAACCCTTTCCTGACCTCACTGGGCTGTACCAGCAAGACAGAAGGGAGAACCAGTCTGTTCGCAATTACTGCAGTTCCACGTTTGGAAGTGTTGCCAACTGTACCTCCAAAGCTCACCCTTTGCCTCAACAATTCCTCCAAGTTTGATTCATCATTGCTACTATACTGCAAAGTGTTCTGATCCTATCTCTGTGTCACTGCTGATCACTCTATCACAAACTCAGTGTTATGCCTGTGTAGAACTCATTGCTTTCACAACTTTCTCACTcctggaaatgaacagaacagggagtccTCAAGTAGCTCCTTCCCTTATGCCCAGGCCCAGTTTTTGACAAGCAGAGGATAGAGACACCATGACTAGCCTCCTGGCCATTGATGGATCTTTCCTCCATGAATTAGTCTCATGTTTTTTTGAACTCTGTCTAAGTCTGGGCTCTCACAACAGCCCCTTGTCAAACAatcccacaggctgactgtgcgttATGTAAAaacatccttttgtttgttttaaatgtgctgcctATTGACATCATCTGGTGACACCGTTCCTGTGTTACGGGAGGGAATGAATAACACTCCTTATTTGTGTCCGTGAACCTGTCATGCATCTGCAGGGCTCTCCCAAGTATCCCACGCCCTTATTGCTCTCTTTCCAAGCTGAGAAGAGCCAGTcttgttaatctctcctcatatggaagctacTCTGAGCCCATAatcattttgtttccattttctgaacttttctaaCCCAGGTACCTCCATTCAGTGAGGGTTTCCACCCTTGCTGCACTTAGTATCCACAACGACCCCAcagaccctcctccctaccctgcttccccccaccaccactacaCATCTTCCCTCTTGGCCACAGCTaattctgcaccccagccccaagctCCTGTCTCCCGCCTCATTCCCAGAATTCCCGCCTCCATCTCCACCCCCACTGCACCTCTTTCCTGGAGGCCTCACGTCCCTCTGCACCTGCTTCCCCAAGtgccttcccctgctgctcaTGCCTGTTCCTCCTATCCCTGCCACTCTGCCAGTTCCACCTCCGCCTCCTCTGCATGGCTtgctctgctccagggctgggacagctgctgcagcctgacaagGAGCCTGCAGTGAGTGCAGCAAGGATGCAGCAGTGGGACTGACAAGCTGGACAGGAGCAAAGAGGGAAGCCAGACAACCTTGTGAGAGCAGCTGAAGCGGGTCAGGAGCCGGGTAGTATGGTGGGTGGGCACAGTGTGACAAGATGGCCCATTTTTAAAGGCACAGTCCCCTATTTAAGCCTTCCTGCAGGTATTCcagcttttctttttcctttgcccGGGTAAATTGCCCCGTattttatctgttagtctataaggtgccacaggacttcttgttgttctcgaagacacagactaacacggcgacctctctcaTACTTGTTCCATATCGTATGtctctcctctcccaccactACTGCTGGGTCCtactgcaggctggattcttTCTCGCCAGCCGctcagccacccacagtgagGGGTAGGGTCCAGTGACTGAGAGTGAGGGTGAAGGTTCAAGGCTGGTGCTCAGACAAAGCTGCAGCATGGGGGGTCAGGCCACActgtctccctcccctcccacactcctccctccaccagctggtctgtcagtgcagtcccagctgcagaacTGCTCTGGGCTGGCAGGTTCTCCTCCTCTCACTCCTCCCACATTTCCAGCCTCCACTGGCTGCCTCTTGCGGTGGCTGGTGGGTGTGATTTGGCCACGCCAACCAGGTGTCATCTCTGCTGCCCACCATCAGTCCTTGCCATGcttctcctcttctccctgctgtgcccattCAGCCCCCGTTCAGTGCTCCTGCGTCAAGATATCTGTCCTTCATGGGGTTCCCTGGCACtgtgcagctagcaagggatgtaaagagtaacaaggagggtttctgcaggcatgttaacaataaacgggttatcagagaaggtgtgggactgatactggatgagggaggtaacctagtgacagacgatgtaggaaaagctgacatactcaatgctttttttgcctcagtcttcatggacaaagtcaacttccatacaacggtcctagacaatgcagtatgggaaggtggagggctgccatctgtggggaaggaacaagttctgagatatctagaaaaactagacatacacaaatccatgggtctggatttaatgcacccaagggtactgagggcatTGTCAGAGGTTTTtgttgaacctttggccattatccttgaagactcttggagactgggggagataccggaggactggaaaaaaggcaaacatagtgcccatctttaaaaaaaggaaagaaagacaatccagggaactacagacccatcagccttacctaaatccctgggaaaataatggaggtaatcctcaaggaatccattttggagcacttggaagaggggaaagtgataaaaagtagccaacatggattcaccaggggcaagtcctgcctgaccaatcttattagcttctatgacaaggtaacaagctctgtggacatagggaattcaatagatgtgatataccttgacttcagcaaagcttttgatacgttGTCCCACAATAtgcttgtccataagttaaggacatgtggattggatccttggactataagatggatagaaagctggcttgacagttggggctaacaggtagtggtcaatggatcaatatctggatgtcggttggtttcaagtggagttctgcaaggctcaattctggggctggtgttgttcaacatctttcttaacgacctggatgagggactggattgcaccctcagcaagtttgcagatgacacaaagctagtgggagaggtagatatgctgaagagtagagagagaatccagagtgacctggataaattggaggactagaccaaaataaatctgatacagttcaacaaggagaaatgtagagtcctgcaccgtgggcagaagaatcccaagcattgttataggctggggaccgactggctcagcagtagtacaatggaaagggacctaggagttgaTGGAGAATTATAATCCGAGTGTTCAGATGGGGGCCCAAACCCCTACCAAAATCAATTTCAGGCACCCTTCTTTAGCAACCAGCTTTATTCAGGAACACATTCCAGGGCAGGATCTCCAGGATACTCTCAGGAGAACTGCACTTGCCCATtcacaaaacaatgtattttgtaTTACCTTGTATGGTGATCATCCTGTCCCCATTGACCACTCACAATCACACACCTACACAGGTCATGCCCTTCTGCACCAAATCGCTTCCAATCACTACATATCACCTCAAATTCCATTCTCAGGTATCTTTTCAGAGCAGTACTTCCTCGCAAAGAGGTTGATACCAGTAAAACAGGTTGATGCCAGTTTCACCCAGCCTCTTTCTTGCTGCCCACCTGTGAGCCTGCATGTACCACACTACAAGGGGTTAGGCCCAACACCTAGGTCACACAGGGGTCACAAAGACAGAAAGTTAATTTTATCCTtcagggttatggtggatgaaagcctggatatgataaacaatgtgcccttgtagccaagaaggctaatggcatacgagggtgcattaggaggagaattttgagcagatctagagaagtagttattcctctttattcagcactgctgaggacacatcttgaatattgtgtccagtacaaaaaggatgtggatttgctgcagcaggttcagcagggggcaacaaaaatgataaaaggtctggagcacaagacctatgaggagaggctgaaggatttgggcttctttagtttacagaagagaagacttaggagtgatttaatagcagccttcaacttcctgaagggcagctctaaagagaagggtgagaaactgttctcagtggtgccagatggcagaacaaggaataatggtctaaagttgaagagggagaggtgtaggttagatattaaaaaaaaacaaaaaacaaaaacaaaacagctcttcaccaggagggtggtgaatgcattggaatgtgttgcctagagaggtggtggattctccatccctcaaggtttttaagtcctggctggacaaggtcctggctgggatgacttagtggggcttgatcttgcttgaagcagggggctggactaaatgacctccagaggtcccttccagccctatgattctgtgattctgtgtgattctgtaaGAACCTTCTTTATATGAGGATATTACTTCTCATAATTTCTTCTATCCAGAAGGAGCGTTAGAGATGGTGGCACAGGATAACTGGAGTACCTGAGGGAATTGATTGTAGGACTCCTTGTTTCCCAGTGTGGTGAACAGAAATTCTCTTTGTGACTGCCTTGTGGTGCCTTATGATGGAGAAACTGTCTTGAGATCTGGCTGCTCAGTCTCTGAAATAGTCACCTATGTGGGAGATGAGGGATTTGATCCATAGGAATGTTTAGAACTTTTTATATGATAAACAAAAATTTCAATAATCATCATTACACTTGTCTtgactgcttgtggggaagccagTTTTGGCTTCTCTGTGACCAGGAAAGCATTGTGATATCTGTTTAGTTTCTTGCTTTGTAAATCCAAGTATTAGAATAACCATCTCTTTTGGGGATTTTCAGCCCCATTCTTTGCAATTTGCCCTAAGTGAGAAATTTCAGtttaccctccctgcccccaggactCTGATTACAGGTTACAAATTGTTTAATTCAGATAGCATATGAGATGCCCAGATCTATATAAACACAATAGAAGACCTGTAAAACATTGCCTATGtcactgaacataagaacatatgaaTTGTCATAcaggccagaccaaaggtccaccaagccctgtatcctgtcttctgacaatggccaataccaGTTGCTTCAAAATAATGAGCAGCAGAGGCCAACCATCAAGTTATTCATGTCCTGTATTCCACTTCCAACTTCTGGCAAGCAAAGGATAATGACACCATCTCTCCCTatactggctaatagccattttcagggctgtcctccatgaacttatctagttcttaaCAGACCATGTTATAACtttagtcttcacaacatccccaggCACAGAGTTCTATGGGTTTACCGTGAAGAAATATTTTCCCAAGTTTGttcctactaatttcatttggtgaccaccCACTTCATGTGTTATGGTAAGGACTAAATAATATGTCcttgttcattttttccacacctttcatgatttcatagacttcTCTCAGAACAATTCATTATTTCTTTTCCATGATGAAATGTCCCAGTCTTTTTTAATCTTTGAAATATCGCTTCTTCTTATGTCTTTGGGCTTTTCTTGGACTATTCACTCACTCTCATTCTGCTAAGGGGAAGGAGGCCTCTGCCTATACACAGGGTTTAATGACCAGCCTACCAGTCCTACCAACAACCCACCCAAGAAGAAAGTGGTGGCTAGATTCTAAATAGAGACTGGTAATCTGGAGAGGAGTAGGCATGGAGCATGGGACCTCTgcacaaagaagaagaaagagagaggaGCCGTTGGTCCAGTCCTTCAAAACACAGAGGGTggatgtaaccaaccaggctcaggttccacagaaacgaggctgcacccagcgggcgagtgctatatttggtttattgaaagcgtgtgacacctGCGACAGGATGCCGGAaacgccacagtcaccagtgggggaaaacctgacgcgTCGAAGCTTCGcttgggggagaggctctgtaacgggccgcctaacactaactaataaagcttgaactcatttacataaaattgcttatgcactactcttactatctcttgtggcctactgccagcgtagccttgaagttttggcaatcgtactttgttttgcagctgttcgccttggcaggattattgttttgcagcttttcaccttgcacagactgacctgtttggaattctcctgagggttcagagaggggtcggactgcactctcgaccgtcacaatgtcttctcgcaccctacagtggACGAGTCAGAAGAAGCTGGAGCAGGCGAGAGGCACAAAGGGGGCAGAGGGACTCTTTCTGCCAGGCTTTGGCTCCAGCAGAGAGTCAGactccagctggaggagagccAAGAGACGGCCACTGAAAACACAGAAGGCTCTGACCAAAACCAAAGAATGCTCCAAGATCTAAGTTAGTTCTTGGGGACATTGTGAAGAGTTTCTGAACAGATCCCAACAATGCGCAGTGGCAGTCTAAACAGATAATACGATGCTTGGATTCATTATGAAAGGGATTCATAAGGTGGATGTCTTGTACTATCTGTCTATAAACACCTGGTATGCAAACATAATGGTAACTGTATGAAGATCTGGTCACCTGATTTCAAAAATTATGTACTAGAATTGGAAAAGTTAGACAGaacagcaacagaaatgattagagAATGAAACtgccaccatggctacgtctacacgagccccagacttcaaaatggccacacaaatggccattttgaagtttactaatgaagcgctgaaatgcatattcagtgcttcattagcatgcgggcggccacagtgcttcaaaattgatgctcctcgccaccacgcatctcgtccagacagggctccttttcgaaaggaccccacctacttcgaagtccccttattcccatgaatatgcatttcaatgcttcattagtaaacttcaaaatggccatttgcgtggccatttcgaagtttggggctcatgtagacacggcacATATGAAGTTAGATTAACAAAAGGGGGAATTTTCATCATGGAAAAGAGGTGATCACGGGGGGATATGAGAGAGATTGAACTGAGTACATAAACTGTAGGTATTTCTTCACATAGGAGAATAACTTGTAGTCACCCGAAGGAATTAATAGGCAACACATggaatttggagataaggaaataggaaggaagatcagcataaatgggattgaactagagaatgtagagaagttcacatatctggggagcaacataacgtatgatctagactataagaaggaaatagcgactagaatggtgaaagcaagagtgagtttgaagaggatggaaaagatctggaaaagcaaaaagtgagttaactcacgaaagctcatgctctaaacttttctgttagtctataaggtgccacaggacccttcgttgctgctacagatccagactaacacggctacccctctgatagcttaggaatgaagctaagTGTCTTGAAAaagtatattcagcagcatgtcgtACAGATGAGATACGTAGGTGATAaagaaagattcgaagagaagtaTATTTGCCTTTGAGGGGAGCTGTTATAGaaggatcctgagaataggatggatgcagaaggtcaccaatgaggaattgtataggaagatacagccgaaagagaacctgctgcagacgcttatacaatggaagttacggCTATTCaggaatatttgcagaatgaatgacgaatgaagaATCAAgcccctggtatttggcataaagaacagtttgaataggagaggcagaccccacagaaaatgggtagaaGATATAGgaaattggtgtggagctagtctacagaaactgagccccTCCGTACCTGAcagggaaagaaagaaggaaatagtaaggggGCATCAGACACCGACAAGTGCTGAACCCACGGctattgatggtgatgatgacatTTAAAAGAATCAAAGGCTCTGTCTACAGTAGCtctcaacttcgaagggagcaggGGTAAGTggagtgtcaggagattactgatgaagtgctgcggtgcatatgcagcacttcattaagctaattctcccccacggcaactttgaagcatcaaatttcgaagtgccggctcgtgcgtagccacggctaacccaccggtactttgaagtgcccaagcTACTTgcaagtccctttacttctcaaaattttgaggagtaaagggacttccaagtagcCCAGGCACCTCAAAGTACTGtcgggttagccgcggctacacacttcgaagtttgcaactttgatgtaccagtgggttagctgtggctacacacaagctgaaATTTCAAAGTTTGCCACTTGAAAGTTGccgggggggagaattagcttaatgaagtgctgcatatacaccacagcatttcattagtaatctcccaacaccctccttacCGTGCTCACATTAAAGTTGGGagttagtatagacacagcctctatgaaGTATTTCCTCatgtgaacctgtggaactcactgctagaGGACACTGTGAATACCAAAACTATAACCTATTCCCAATAAGAACTAGGGACATTcaaggtccatcaatagctatcaTTCAGAGTGGACACGAAtggtgtcactagcctctgtttTCTACAAGTCAGGAATGGGCACTTGCTGCTTGTAGTGTCCTGTTGATTTCATCTGTAGCATCTGAAACtggacactgttggaagacaggataatggtCTGTATCACTGGACTTGCCCGGAATGGCCAGATATATCTGTCCCCAGCTGTAAAACATTAGATATTACTTCCCTCCCAGAAGTCCTGATGGAGTCTTTCTCTCCACAAAGTTAGTAACACGGTAACTATATACGTTAAAAATTTAGCCCAAGCCAGGTTTTCTTCAGTGATTTGCCCCAGGATGAAATAATATACAGTAAAATCTCAAACTCAAAATCCCATTCCCCCTGATTccggctcaacccccccagcccagttcaCCAcccgcagcccagctctggctcaccactcccaCTGTGCGTGGCTCCGGCTTTGGCTCACCACCTCCCGCCCCagtttaaccctccctccccagtctgtGGCCtgtcccaccaccaccatgcatggctctggttcaacccctgcAGCCGTAGTTCACCCCCCAtgcacggctctggctcagctccatccCCCCAAACCCCTCTgaagccccagcccaccaccaggctaaACCCTCCTCAACTgtgcacccccccaaccccaggacttagctttcaaaaggagctccaggtgctccttctgcttccctggctgcagaatgtgtgttctgctgggtAAAAAAGGCCACaccctgacttacatgaaatttgagttatgtgaccatgcgtgggaacgcaaccctcatgtaactcaagggactgCTGTACTGGATTTAGAGCTGAGTGGGCCCAATGTTTATTTATTtgtccataagaacataagaacataagaatggccatactgggtcagaccaaaggtccatccagcccagtatcccgtctgctgacagtggccaatgccaggtgccccagagaaggagaacagaagacaatagGAAATAGGTGCATTATTCCTGTCAACAAACAGACAAATTATCAGCCAAAAATACCCACAGACTTTGAAGATCTTAAGTAGCCCCTGGAATACCTGTTTAAGTGCAATCTCTATGAAAACCTGAAATGACTCCCATGCACTTGCATGGCAGAGAGCAGGACAGTGAAATGCAAAAGATTCAGCAATTGACAAGGGGCTGGGACATGGAGGAAGTGATAGAGCAGGGCTTGAAAGAGGAGAAAGTCAGGGGCCTGGTTTTCTGGGGACAGCTATCAAGAATTAGAAAAGTGGCAACCAAGTGTTTTGTACCTAGACTAATTCTCCACAGCTATTATCTGCTTGGCTCCCTAAGCTCCAAATAGGCCTTTTTGGTAGGCAccactgtctaaatggcaccacatgcttAAATTAAGCCCTATTTTGAGACATTCCTGTACACCCCTTGCAAAGAGTTTTTCAGGGCTAAAGGAATATAATGCTTGTTACCTCAAAAATTGTTTAGAGACAACAGGCGCATTATCCTGCAATAGAATCTGCTGTTCAGACATGGCCCACTTTACCACGCTTGCACAATCTGGAAAGGTCAGGAAAGGATTTAACATCTCTCTTACTGTCCAGTAAGTGATTCAGGGAGGAAGGCCCAGCACCATGTCACTAGTCAGGTCTGCATGGAGCTTAGGCTGAGATTCAGAGCCCCAAGGGAAAATGTTTAGTTCTGATTTTGAGTAAGAAGGCGGAACAGCCGGTCTCGGATCTGTTTGGTCCTCATGCCGTAGATGATAGGATGTAGCACTGGAGGTGCCAGAAGATACACATTAGAA contains:
- the LOC142007366 gene encoding olfactory receptor 52N2-like, coding for MSDSNTTSSTNPSTFILLGIPGLEGAHVWISIPFCAMYAIAIMGSFTIMFVIKREPSLHEPMYYFLCMLALTDLVLCTSILPKILSIFWFNSREIDFSACLTQMYFIHCFVVMESGVFVAMALDRYVAICHPLRHSTILTSHAVAKIGLAVAVRGSLLVLPYLILARKWPYCRTNIIPHSYCEHIAVVKLACGDTRVSSYYGLFMIVCVRCLDVFFIAVSYTHILRAIFNLPTKDSRLKAFGTCSAHLSAIFVFYVPHLFSALTHRYGKNVPMHFHIFTANIYLLVPPMLNPIIYGVRTKQIQDRLLWLISQKRK